The following DNA comes from Candidatus Woesearchaeota archaeon.
TCCATTCCATGCGTTTCAAGCATATCAATAGCAGGAGTTGTAGTTATATCATGCAACATGATAGTATCTATCTTTGCATTTATCAATTCACCGGGCTTAACTTTTTCCTTGCCCGCATGTTTTGCAAGTATTTTTTCGGTTATAGCCATTCCCATTTTTACAAGATTATTTTTCAATTGTTTATTATCCCCCTGCTCATTGCTGTAACGCCTGTTCTGGAGATATCTATTATGCCATGAGCCTTTACCATCTCGATAAAGCTTTCTATCTTCTCAGGCACGCCGATTATTTCCAATGTCATGCTCCTATGATCGACATCAACAAACTTCGCTTTATAGACCTTGGCATAATCGAACAATTCGTCCTTCACCTTCTTATTCGGGGTCTTGATTTTTATCAGACATAATTCCCTGATTATACCGCTTCCCATCTCACTAACTTTTGTCACATCAACAAGCTTATTTATCTGTTTCTCTACCTGCTCCAAAGTGCTGTCATCACCGATTAAAGTGACTACAATTTTGCTAATTCCTGGTTTGTTCGTCTTGCCAACTGTGATTGTATCGATGTTGAAGCCCCGCCTTGCAAACATACCGCTAATCCTTGTCATCACGCCCGGCTCATCCTCGACAAGCATAGAGATTATGTGTTTTTTTTCTGACATTTTTACACCTACACAAATTTACCCGGAGATTTCATACATACACCAAAGGCTTCTTTTAAATGCCCCCCGGGAGGGAGCATGGGCAATACATTTGACTCCTCCTCAATTTTCACATCCACAACCATGGTTTTATCTGCATTGATGGACTGCTTTACTGCGTCCGGAAGCTCTGATTGCCTTTCAACAGTGATTCCGTCCAGGTGATAAGCTTTAGCTATCTTAACAAAATCTATCTCATTTCCCAAATGGACCTGTGAATATCTCTTATCATGGAAAAGTTCCAGCCATTGCCGTACCATGCCTAAAAAGGAGTTATTGAATATTATCGGCACTATTTTAAGATTATGGCTTCTTATTGTCTCTAATTCCTGTATTGTCATCTGAAAGCTGCCGTCGCCATCAAAACAAAAAACATTGTTGTTTGGCTTTGCAACCTTCGCCCCTATAGCAGCAGGCAGACCAAACCCCATTGTTCCTGCGCCCCCTGAACTTATGAATGTCCTGGGAGAGCCCATCCTGAGATAGTGCATAGCAAACATCTGGTGCTGGCCAACTCCTGTTGTTATTATATCCCCTTTCTTTAACAGCTTGTTAACTTCTGTAACAATTTCTTTAGGGAAGATTTTTTTTCCAGCTTTCAATTCAATGCATTTGTCGCATTTTTTCCCTAAAACAGTCATATTTTCCTTCCACTCTTTCTTCTCTTTCCATTTCTTATTCCTCAAGGCAACAACAAGGGAGCTTAATGTTCTTCTGGCATCCCCAACCACCGGAAGATCTGCCTTAACGTTTTTTCCTATCTCGGCGGGATCTATATCAATATGTATCAGTTTAGCGAACTCAAGATAAGACTCAAGATTGCCTGTTATCCTATCTGAAAATCTGCAGCCTATTGCTATCATCAGATCAGTCTGCAATGTTGCATAATTTGCTATTTTTCTTCCATGCATGCCAACAGTGCCTAATGATAGCGGGTGGTTTTCATCAAAACAGGATTTTCCCATCATTGTGGTAACAACAGGAATGCCAGTAAATTCGGCAAGCTGTTTCAATTCCTTTGACGCATTTGAGGCTATCACTCCTCCGCCTGCCAAAATCAAGGGCATCTCTGCTTTCATCATCATGTCTGCGGCCCTGCTTATCTGTGCTGTGTTTGGCTCAACTGTCGGAGAAAATCCCCTGATTTTCACTTCATTCTTATTTTTGGTGATTTCCTTGACCTGTATATCTTTAGGCAGATCGATGTAGATTGGGCCTGGCCTTCCTTCCAAAGCCAGCTTATATGCCTTGGTTATAATGCTTTCTATCTCATTGGGATCCCTTATCTGAAAATTATGCTTGGTTATAGGCAGAGTAATGCCCATCATGTCTGTTTCCTGAAAAGCATCATTTCCTATTAATCCTGTAGGCACCTGGCCGCCAAAGGCAATTAGGGGGACTGAGTCCATATATGCGTCCATTATGCCTGTAACAAGATTAGTTGCTCCTGGCCCCGATGTCGCAATGCAGACTCCTACCTTGCCGGAAGCTCTTGCGTATCCTTCAGCAGCATGAGCAGCACATTGTTCATGCCTA
Coding sequences within:
- the ilvN gene encoding acetolactate synthase small subunit; the protein is MSEKKHIISMLVEDEPGVMTRISGMFARRGFNIDTITVGKTNKPGISKIVVTLIGDDSTLEQVEKQINKLVDVTKVSEMGSGIIRELCLIKIKTPNKKVKDELFDYAKVYKAKFVDVDHRSMTLEIIGVPEKIESFIEMVKAHGIIDISRTGVTAMSRGIINN
- the ilvB gene encoding biosynthetic-type acetolactate synthase large subunit, whose translation is MEAKMKGAEAIIKTLCKQGTNVTFGFPGGAVIPLFDKYLDYSDKINNILVRHEQCAAHAAEGYARASGKVGVCIATSGPGATNLVTGIMDAYMDSVPLIAFGGQVPTGLIGNDAFQETDMMGITLPITKHNFQIRDPNEIESIITKAYKLALEGRPGPIYIDLPKDIQVKEITKNKNEVKIRGFSPTVEPNTAQISRAADMMMKAEMPLILAGGGVIASNASKELKQLAEFTGIPVVTTMMGKSCFDENHPLSLGTVGMHGRKIANYATLQTDLMIAIGCRFSDRITGNLESYLEFAKLIHIDIDPAEIGKNVKADLPVVGDARRTLSSLVVALRNKKWKEKKEWKENMTVLGKKCDKCIELKAGKKIFPKEIVTEVNKLLKKGDIITTGVGQHQMFAMHYLRMGSPRTFISSGGAGTMGFGLPAAIGAKVAKPNNNVFCFDGDGSFQMTIQELETIRSHNLKIVPIIFNNSFLGMVRQWLELFHDKRYSQVHLGNEIDFVKIAKAYHLDGITVERQSELPDAVKQSINADKTMVVDVKIEEESNVLPMLPPGGHLKEAFGVCMKSPGKFV